In the Setaria italica strain Yugu1 chromosome VI, Setaria_italica_v2.0, whole genome shotgun sequence genome, one interval contains:
- the LOC101765199 gene encoding nucleotide pyrophosphatase/phosphodiesterase, which translates to MATTVAVALAVVVLAAAAAVTLPGAATASPAEGFQPLSKIAVHRTTIEMQPSAYVRATPALLGEQGEDTEWVTVKYGRRNPSVDDWIAVFSPANFNSGTCPNPTRYSGEPLLCTAPIKFQHANFSANYMYWGKGSIRFQLINQRYDFAFALFTGGLENPKLIAVSEPISFKNPKAPVFPRLAQGKTHDEMTVTWTSGYDISEAYPFVEWAAVGGGGHPVRTPAGTLTFNRGSMCGEPARTVGWRDPGFIHTAFMRDLWPNREYYYKIGHELQDGSVVWGKPYTFRAPPSPGQNSLQRVIMFGDMGKAERDGSNEFANYQPGSLNTTDTLVEDLDNYDIVFHIGDLPYANGYISQWDQFTAQVAPITAKKPYMIASGNHERTWTNSGGFFNGKDSGGECGVLAETMYYYPAENRANFWYKVDYGMFRFCIADSEHDWREGTEQYKFIEHCLSTVDRKHQPWLIFAAHRVLGYSSNSWYAMEGSFEEPEGRESLQKLWQKYRVDIAFFGHVHNYERTCPLYQSQCMTGEKSHYSGTMNGTIFVVAGGGGSHLSDYTTAIPKWSIFRDQDFGFVKLTAFNHSSLLFEYKKSSDGKVYDSFTVDRDYRDVLSCVHDSCFPTTLAS; encoded by the exons ATGGCGACGACGGTGGCAGTAGctctggcggtggtggtgctggctgCCGCGGCAGCGGTGACGCTGCCAGGGGCGGCGACCGCATCGCCGGCGGAAGGGTTCCAGCCGCTGTCCAAGATCGCCGTGCATAGAACCACCATCGAAATGCAGCCGTCGGCGTACGTGCGGGCGACGCCGGCGCTGCTCGGCGAGCAG GGAGAAGATACTGAATGGGTGACGGTGAAGTACGGCCGGCGAAACCCGTCCGTCGACGACTGGATCGCCGTTTTTTCTCCAGCTAATTTCAA CTCGGGCACGTGCCCTAACCCTACGAGATACTCTGGAGAACCGCTGCTCTGCACGGCGCCTATCAAG TTTCAGCACGCCAACTTCTCGGCGAACTACATGTACTGGGGCAAGGGCAGCATCCGGTTCCAGCTCATCAACCAGCGCTACGACTTCGCCTTCGCCCTCTTCACCGGCGGCCTCGAAAAC CCGAAGCTGATCGCGGTGTCGGAGCCCATCTCGTTCAAGAACCCCAAGGCGCCCGTGTTCCCGCGCCTCGCCCAGGGCAAGACCCACGACGAGATGACGGTGACGTGGACCAGCGGCTACGACATCAGCGAGGCGTACCCGTTCGTGGAGTGGgccgcggtcggcggcggcggccatcccgTGCGCACGCCGGCGGGGACGCTCACCTTCAACCGCGGCAGCATGTGCGGCGAGCCGGCGCGCACGGTGGGGTGGAGGGACCCCGGCTTCATCCACACCGCGTTCATGAGGGACCTGTGGCCCAACAGGGA GTACTACTACAAGATTGGGCACGAGCTCCAGGACGGGTCCGTGGTGTGGGGCAAGCCCTACACGTTCcgtgctccgccgtcgccggggcAGAACTCGCTGCAGCGCGTCATCATGTTCGGCGACATGGGAAAG GCGGAGAGGGACGGATCGAACGAGTTCGCCAACTACCAGCCGGGGTCGCTGAACACGACGGACACGCTGGTGGAGGATCTGGACAACTACGACATCGTCTTCCACATCGGCGACCTGCCATACGCCAACGGCTACATCTCCCAGTGGGACCAGTTCACTGCACAGGTCGCGCCCATCACCGCCAAGAAGCCCTACATGATTGCAAG CGGTAACCATGAGAGAACCTGGACCAACAGCGGCGGGTTCTTCAACGGCAAGGATTCCGGCGGCGAGTGCGGCGTGCTGGCAGAGACCATGTACTACTACCCGGCAGAGAACAGAGCCAACTTCTG GTACAAGGTGGACTACGGCATGTTCCGGTTCTGCATCGCCGACTCGGAGCACGACTGGAGGGAGGGCACGGAGCAATACAAGTTCATCGAGCACTGCCTCTCGACGGTGGACCGGAAGCACCAGCCATGGCTCATCTTCGCGGCGCACCGCGTGCTGGGCTACTCCTCCAACTCCTGGTACGCCATGGAGGGCTCCTTCGAGGAGCCAGAGGGCCGCGAGAGCCTCCAGAAGCTGTGGCAGAAGTATCGCGTCGACATCGCCTTCTTCGGCCACGTCCACAACTACGAGAGGACCTGCCCCCTCTACCAG AGCCAGTGCATGACCGGCGAGAAGAGCCATTACTCGGGGACGATGAATGGCACCATCTtcgtggtggccggcggtggcggcagccacCTGTCGGACTACACGACGGCGATCCCCAAGTGGAGCATCTTCCGCGACCAGGACTTCGGGTTCGTGAAGCTCACGGCCTTCAACCACTCGTCGCTGCTGTTCGAGTACAAGAAGAGCAGCGACGGCAAGGTCTACGACTCCTTCACCGTCGACAGGGACTACCGGGACGTCCTCAGCTGCGTGCACGACAGCTGCTTCCCGACGACGCTGGCCAGCTAA